In one Solanum dulcamara chromosome 1, daSolDulc1.2, whole genome shotgun sequence genomic region, the following are encoded:
- the LOC129872757 gene encoding probable cinnamyl alcohol dehydrogenase 1: protein MASASANENCLGWAARDPSGVLSPYEFSRRAVGSDDILLDIAFCGICFADVVWTRNKLGTSKYPLVPGHEITGTVREVGADVKHFKVGNNVGVGTYVNSCKECEYCIERLEVHCSKGAIYTFDGIDMDGTVTKGGYSSYIVVNERYCFRIPETYPLASAAPLLCAGITVYTPMIRHNMNQPGKSLGVVGLGGLGHLAVKFGKAFGLNVTVFSTSISKREEALKLLGADKFVISSDEQQMTALSNSFDFIINTASGDIPFDTYLSLLKTAGVLVLVGFPSEVKFIPGNLVLGIKSIVGSLTGGTKQTQEMLDFCDSHKIYPDIEIVPIQYANEALERLIKKDVKYRFVIDVGNSLK, encoded by the exons ATGGCTTCTGCAAGTGCAAACGAGAATTGCCTTGGTTGGGCAGCGAGAGATCCGTCAGGAGTTCTTTCACCTTATGAATTCAGCCGGAG GGCAGTCGGCAGTGATGACATTCTGCTAGACATTGCATTTTGTGGAATTTGTTTCGCTGACGTTGTCTGGACCAGGAATAAACTTGGAACTTCAAAATATCCTCTAGTGCCAGG GCATGAAATTACGGGAACTGTGAGAGAGGTTGGTGCCGATGTTAAGCACTTCAAAGTTGGCAACAATGTTGGAGTTGGAACATATGTTAATTCATGCAAGGAATGTGAATATTGTATTGAAAGATTAGAGGTTCATTGCTCAAAAGGAGCGATATACACTTTTGATGGTATAGACATGGATGGTACAGTTACGAAAGGGGGATACTCCAGTTACATTGTCGTTAATGAAAG GTACTGCTTTAGAATACCTGAAACTTACCCGCTTGCATCTGCAGCACCTTTACTATGTGCTGGAATTACTGTTTATACTCCGATGATAAGACATAACATGAACCAACCTGGAAAATCTCTAGGTGTGGTTGGATTAGGTGGTCTAGGTCACTTAGCAGTGAAGTTTGGAAAGGCTTTTGGATTGAATGTAACAGTATTCAGTACAAGTATATCTAAGAGAGAAGAGGCGTTAAAGCTTCTTGGAGCGGACAAGTTTGTAATCTCATCGGATGAACAGCAGATGACG GCGCTGAGTAATTCATTTGACTTCATTATCAACACCGCTTCTGGAGATATTCCATTTGACACATACTTATCGCTGTTAAAGACTGCTGGTGTTCTTGTTCTGGTTGGCTTCCCAAGCGAAGTGAAATTTATTCcaggaaacttagtcctcg GTATTAAGAGCATCGTTGGGAGTCTAACTGGTGGAACAAAGCAGACACAAGAAATGCTGGATTTCTGTGATTCCCACAAAATTTATCCAGATATTGAGATAGTCCCCATTCAATATGCCAATGAGGCACTCGAAAGGTTAATAAAGAAGGACGTCAAATATCGCTTTGTAATTGATGTAGGGAACAGTCTCAAGTAA